In one window of Cytophagaceae bacterium ABcell3 DNA:
- a CDS encoding 4Fe-4S dicluster domain-containing protein, whose translation MAEPKENFNSELEFFVDMQRCIGCHACETACAECETNGQESMIHVNYVDRAHTVQTTVQVCMHCEDPACANVCPADAITKDSNDVVHSANTARCIGCSNCVLACPFGVPKKMESAELMMKCNLCYDRTSVGKKPMCATVCPSGALFYGTKEEIRKKRPQSDPVRTFKFGKQTVNTKVNVMMPKGTKEIRVY comes from the coding sequence ATGGCAGAACCAAAAGAAAACTTTAATTCTGAACTCGAATTTTTTGTGGACATGCAAAGGTGCATAGGTTGTCATGCGTGTGAAACAGCTTGTGCTGAATGTGAAACCAATGGCCAAGAGTCAATGATCCACGTCAACTATGTAGACCGGGCACATACCGTACAAACAACTGTTCAGGTCTGTATGCACTGTGAAGATCCGGCCTGTGCCAATGTTTGCCCTGCCGACGCTATAACAAAAGATAGCAATGATGTGGTACACTCTGCAAATACAGCCAGGTGCATTGGGTGTAGCAATTGTGTCCTTGCCTGCCCTTTTGGCGTACCTAAAAAAATGGAAAGCGCAGAGTTGATGATGAAGTGCAATCTTTGTTATGACCGCACAAGCGTAGGCAAAAAGCCTATGTGCGCAACTGTATGCCCAAGTGGTGCTCTTTTTTATGGAACAAAGGAAGAAATCCGAAAAAAAAGACCTCAAAGTGACCCTGTAAGGACATTTAAATTTGGAAAACAAACTGTCAACACAAAAGTGAACGTAATGATGCCAAAAGGCACCAAAGAAATAAGGGTATATTAA